TTGATCTGCAAAACCCGGCATTCAAGGTGCCGCATATGAAAGGAGCCATAGAAGGAGACATCCCCTATGATGAGATAAAAAGCTTTTTAAAGCCGGAACCAATAATAGCTTCCATACAGAAGGGAAGTATTGTGGAACTGATATCCGGACCATTCAAAGGCGAAAAAGCCAAAGTGGTTCGTATTGATGAATCCAGAGAAGATGTGGTTCTGGAACTTATTGAAGCAGCAGTTCCTATCCCCGTTACTGTTAAAGGTGATCAGATTAGATTAATACAGAAGGAGGCAGATTAATGGCAACAGAAACCGTTGAGATACTCATAGATGGCGGTAAAGCCACTCCCGGCCCACCATTAGGTCCAGCAATCGGACCACTAGGTATCAATATGATGCAAGTGGTGGAACAGATTAACCAGAAAACAGCAGACTTTGAAGGCATGAAAGTACCGGTGAAAGTCATAGTGGACACCTCCACCAGAGAGTTCGAAGTGACCGTTGGAACTCCACCAACCACCGCACTGATCATGGACGAGTTAAAGATAGAGAAGGCATCCCAGGATCCTGGAATGGACAAAGTGGCTGATCTTAAAATAGAACAGGCCCTTAAAGTCGCCAGGATGAAATTTGAGGCTCTCTTATCTGCAGACTACAAAAATGCCACCAAAGAAGTTGTGGGTACCTGTGTGAGTATGGGTATCACTGTGGAAGGTAAAGATCCACGGGAAGTGCAGAAAGAAATCAGCCAGGGAGTCTACGACGATAAATTAGTAGAATCATCCTGATTTCATATTTGATATCTATAATTTATAGTGACAATTTTATCACAAAATTATATCTACAAAACACGACAGAAAACACAAAAATCCAACCATTAGATTGAACTTTTCATCCAGAAAAGTTCGGAGGAATTTACGTGAAACAAGACATCTTAGAAGCGGTGAAGAAGGCTAAGGAGGAATCCAAGCCGAGAAACTTCACACAATCCATTGATGTGGTTATCACCATCAAGGATTTAGACGTGAAAAAACCTGAAAACCGCATAGACGAGGAAGTTCTTCTCCCTAATGGACGGGGTAAAGATGTGAAGATCGCCTTTATTGCCGATGGTGAGCTGGCCCTGCAGGCCAAAAACGCCGGGGCAAACATGGTGATCAACAAAGGAGAACTGGAAGAAATGGGCAAAGACCGTAAAGGTGCCAAGAAGATTGCCAACCGGCATGATTTCTTCGTGGCCCAGGCCGATATGATGCCCCTGGTAGGAAGATTCCTGGGACCAGTACTGGGACCACGGAAAAAAATGCCAAAACCAGTTCCCGCCACAGCTAAACCCGAACCCATAATGGAGAGGCTTAAAAGCACAGTAAAAGTGAGAATAAAAGACCAGCCAGTTATACAGGCATTAGTCGGCACACAGGACATGGAAGATGAGCTCATTGCTGCTAACATCGACGCAGTTCTGGCAGTGCTGGATCAAAAGCTGGAGAAAGGGCGCAACCAGATAAAATCCATGTACGTGAAAACCACCATGGGCCCTGTAGTGAGGGTGATCTAAATGCCACATGTAGCCGAGTGGAAAAAAGAAGAGGTTAAAGAGCTTAAAGACCTGATCAATAGCTATCCTGTTGTAGGAATGGCAGATCTTTCTGATATACCAGCCCCTCAGCTCCAGAAGATGAGACAAAGCCTGCGCGGAAGTGCCACGCTTAAAATGTCCAGAAAGACCCTAATGGATCTGGCTTTAAATGATTCACCAAAAAACAATGTTAAAGTGCTTGTAGACCATATGGATGGTCAGCCAGCTTTAATATTTACCGATATGAATCCCTTCAAGCTCTACAAAATCTTAGAAAAAAGCAAAACTCCCGCCCCTGCAAAGGCAGGAAGTATAGCTCCCACAGATATTGAAGTGCCTAAAGGTGATACTGGTTTCATGCCCGGCCCTATTCTAGGGGAAATGCAGAAAGTCGGTATCCCTGCCAAGATAGAAAAGGGTAAAATAGTTGTTACTGAAGATAAAATCATAGTTGCTGAAGGAGAAGAAATATCTCGTGACGTGGCCGGGATGCTGACCCGTCTGGATATCTATCCCATGGAAGTGGGAATTGATCTCAAGGCAGCTTATGAAGATGAAACAATTTATACCTCTGAAGTCCTAACCATAGACGAGGAAAAAACCCTATCTGACATACAGAAAGCATACACTCAAGCATTCAACC
This DNA window, taken from Methanobacterium formicicum, encodes the following:
- a CDS encoding transcription elongation factor Spt5, coding for MIYAIRTLVGQEKNVARIIARNVKDSGIGVSAVLVPESLRGYILVESSTKIDLQNPAFKVPHMKGAIEGDIPYDEIKSFLKPEPIIASIQKGSIVELISGPFKGEKAKVVRIDESREDVVLELIEAAVPIPVTVKGDQIRLIQKEAD
- a CDS encoding 50S ribosomal protein L11, whose translation is MATETVEILIDGGKATPGPPLGPAIGPLGINMMQVVEQINQKTADFEGMKVPVKVIVDTSTREFEVTVGTPPTTALIMDELKIEKASQDPGMDKVADLKIEQALKVARMKFEALLSADYKNATKEVVGTCVSMGITVEGKDPREVQKEISQGVYDDKLVESS
- a CDS encoding 50S ribosomal protein L1; this translates as MKQDILEAVKKAKEESKPRNFTQSIDVVITIKDLDVKKPENRIDEEVLLPNGRGKDVKIAFIADGELALQAKNAGANMVINKGELEEMGKDRKGAKKIANRHDFFVAQADMMPLVGRFLGPVLGPRKKMPKPVPATAKPEPIMERLKSTVKVRIKDQPVIQALVGTQDMEDELIAANIDAVLAVLDQKLEKGRNQIKSMYVKTTMGPVVRVI
- a CDS encoding 50S ribosomal protein L10, yielding MPHVAEWKKEEVKELKDLINSYPVVGMADLSDIPAPQLQKMRQSLRGSATLKMSRKTLMDLALNDSPKNNVKVLVDHMDGQPALIFTDMNPFKLYKILEKSKTPAPAKAGSIAPTDIEVPKGDTGFMPGPILGEMQKVGIPAKIEKGKIVVTEDKIIVAEGEEISRDVAGMLTRLDIYPMEVGIDLKAAYEDETIYTSEVLTIDEEKTLSDIQKAYTQAFNLSVNAVVFNSESTPALISKAAGEALNLAFNAEVLTSKTTDLLLAKAYSQMLAVASEASAQNAEAVDDELREKLSATASAAEAKPAEEEKEEEEEEEEEEDKEEDAAAGLGALFG